The Nostoc sp. PCC 7524 nucleotide sequence CGACATTTACGACAGGTAGGGTTACTGATCACTGTACGATTACGCCAAGTTTGATTTAACTCTTCGTTTAAAACTACTTCACTGTTTTCGGTGATATGACCAATGCGGATTTTTTTATCACCTGTTTTCTCCCAACAAGCATAGATATCAGCAAAGGGATCAAATACATACATTTTTTTATGTGCTTGACAAAAACTGGCTTTAAAAGGAGGCAGAGATTTTTTATTTTGGGATGGCTCTTTATATTGTTCAAATATCTCTCTAATCGTGTCAGGTAAAGCATCATCCGGAGGTAAAATAACTTCCATCTGCGGATATTCACGGCGCATTTCCTGTAAAGCCTTCTGCAAATGCCAGGAATTAAAAGTTGTTTTTACATCTGTGTTTTCATTAGAGGCATGGATGGGAGCAGTATAGGTAGCAAATTTTTCGTAGTTATGCCAACCACGCGCCATAATTTCCTCAGCTAACCGAGGCAATTGTTGGATATTGTTGCGGTCAATATTCATCCGCACACTCACCTGCACACCTAAGTCTAATGCCATGGTGATATTATCAGCTATTTTGTCAAAGGAACCACTACCATCTGCATAGATGCGGCGTTTGTCGTGTTCCAGTGCTGGCCCATCAAGGGTAATCTGCACGGATGAAATTTTATCAGGACTGAGTAAATCTTTATAAGCGTGTAACTCAGTTCCGTTACTAATGGCATCGAAACGCGCCTCACCGAGAGATAATGCCTTGTTAATAATGTATTCAATAATCGAGTGGTTTTCTGCT carries:
- a CDS encoding radical SAM/SPASM domain-containing protein → MLRTSSYTIYVDLPNNPEEVLLVHGYSGAFDKVKRPIATYLRSAEVKERPKPLYGEWVSEPPMESDIVAPSPATIAALKRRGYLTEMTEEEEEAFFVKMATKLHQIESLLMPAYIIMPTYSCNLRCAYCFQDHMRTNPAFKHLLQIMQPEIADRIFAAMPRIEAGHGVPADADIPRGITFFGGEPLLAENHSIIEYIINKALSLGEARFDAISNGTELHAYKDLLSPDKISSVQITLDGPALEHDKRRIYADGSGSFDKIADNITMALDLGVQVSVRMNIDRNNIQQLPRLAEEIMARGWHNYEKFATYTAPIHASNENTDVKTTFNSWHLQKALQEMRREYPQMEVILPPDDALPDTIREIFEQYKEPSQNKKSLPPFKASFCQAHKKMYVFDPFADIYACWEKTGDKKIRIGHITENSEVVLNEELNQTWRNRTVISNPTCRKCRYALYCGGGCAVLAMNHTGNFHSNYCDGFGNRFRDNVAKAYQNYVSDAKPLVQRNKTVCSC